A genomic region of Metopolophium dirhodum isolate CAU chromosome 1, ASM1992520v1, whole genome shotgun sequence contains the following coding sequences:
- the LOC132936719 gene encoding uncharacterized protein LOC132936719, whose translation MVLDEDNEKQMILLRKKRGVVKASLTRLRNFVKEFDHNEQSISLLEFRQEELPNINKKFDAVQCEIELITEEPEKEEEERALFERNYFETRSQMQEIINTRSSSSTVGPNTSFGSSSNTNRVRLTPIPLPTFNGDIENWEAFYDVFRALVHNDEGLTSVQKLYYLRSCLSGPALDIVSSIPMVDGNYEVFTERLKQRYDNRSLVIQTHIRALLDAPRVDTATIEALQLLHSHIGSHVAALKALGQPIEQWDAWLVTIILRCLDKNTAHEWQLRQEDSQLPKYIDIERFLARRCIAFENSNSEIQSRSHSQPMATGQHQSTSKQRKSEKTTKMAFLVTGRGQTTKCPCCTGLHRIYACDKFKDLSINDRLNIIRDTHLCFNCLSAYHTTKTCKSNGSCGECGLKHNTLLHFSKSVSDDQKVSNTSEGESSATGALSATLWSSGNRYAFLATAQVIVKNTNGMQFICRAVLDSGAQVNFISKRLQNVLKLSGERVALPVSGIGSSRTQSTTRVDIKVCSRVSPFQANISCYVLPSIVNTLSSSTRPSDGWGIKKNILSQLADPQFDQAGTIDMLMGAGIFFELLESERIPLQTSNLTLQSTKLGWVMTGEFNVNCLVSIGASLEDEWRTMKTDQGLFGRLSKANKRHVEEQETV comes from the coding sequence ATGGTTCTCGATGAGGATAATGAGAAACAGATGAtcttattaagaaaaaaacgtGGAGTGGTGAAGGCCTCATTAACACGACTTCGTAATTTTGTAAAGGAATTTGATCACAATGAACAGTCAATCTCTCTCCTCGAGTTTCGTCAAGAAgaattacctaatataaataaaaaatttgacgCAGTTCAATGTGAGATTGAGTTAATTACGGAAGAACCAGAGAAGGAAGAAGAAGAACGAGCATTATTTGAAAGGAACTACTTCGAAACAAGATCTCAAATGCAAGAAATCATCAACACCCGGAGCTCTTCAAGTACGGTAGGGCCAAATACATCGTTTGGATCGTCAAGTAATACAAACCGGGTTAGATTGACACCTATACCTCTGCCCACATTTAACGGTGACATTGAAAACTGGGAGGCCTTTTATGATGTTTTTCGCGCGTTGGTTCACAATGATGAAGGGCTTACGTcagtacaaaaattatattatttaagatccTGTTTGAGTGGCCCAGCTTTAGATATCGTTAGTTCAATCCCGATGGTCGACGGAAATTATGAGGTGTTTACCGAACGGCTGAAGCAGAGATATGACAACAGAAGCCTCGTGATACAGACGCACATAAGAGCGCTTCTTGATGCACCTCGTGTAGATACCGCTACCATAGAAGCGTTACAATTACTACATTCACACATTGGAAGTCATGTAGCTGCGCTTAAGGCCTTAGGCCAACCAATAGAGCAGTGGGACGCATGGCTAGTTACCATTATTCTAAGGTGTCTTGACAAGAATACGGCACATGAGTGGCAGCTTCGACAAGAGGACTCGCAATTACCCAAGTACATAGACATAGAAAGGTTTTTAGCCAGAAGAtgtattgcatttgaaaattcaaactcGGAAATACAGTCACGATCTCATAGTCAACCAATGGCAACAGGCCAACACCAATCAACTAGTAAACAAAGAAAGTCGGAGAAAACTACCAAAATGGCATTTTTAGTCACTGGAAGGGGTCAGACCACAAAATGTCCATGCTGTACCGGGTTGCATAGGATATATGCGTGTGACAAGTTTAAGGACTTGAGTATAAATGATCGTCTAAATATTATACGAGACActcatttatgttttaattgtttgtccGCGTATCATACAACGAAAACATGCAAGTCAAACGGTTCATGTGGAGAGTGTGGGTTGAAGCATAATACTCTACTACATTTCTCAAAAAGTGTATCCGATGACCAGAAGGTTAGCAATACAAGTGAAGGAGAATCATCTGCAACTGGTGCGTTATCAGCTACCTTATGGTCATCAGGGAACCGTTATGCATTTTTAGCTACAGCACAAGTGATCGTCAAAAATACAAATGGAATGCAGTTCATATGTCGTGCCGTGTTAGACAGCGGCGCTCAAGTGAATTTTATATCTAAAAGGTTACAAAACGTACTTAAACTATCAGGAGAAAGGGTTGCATTGCCAGTGAGTGGAATCGGTTCAAGCAGAACACAATCGACTACAAGGGTAGACATCAAGGTTTGTTCCCGAGTATCACCATTCCAAGCTAACATATCATGTTACGTGTTACCATCAATTGTCAACACATTATCATCAAGTACAAGACCCTCAGACGGCTGgggaatcaaaaaaaatatactctcACAGTTAGCTGACCCTCAGTTCGACCAAGCAGGTACCATCGATATGTTAATGGGTGCAGGAATATTTTTTGAGTTGTTAGAGTCAGAAAGGATTCCGCTTCAAACTAGTAATCTCACATTACAATCCACAAAATTAGGCTGGGTTATGACCGGAGAGTTTAACGTTAATTGCTTAGTGAGTATTGGAGCGTCACTAGAAGACGAATGGCGAACAATGAAAACAGATCAAGGATTGTTCGGTAGGTTATCCAAGGCCAATAAGCGTCATGTAGAAGAACAGGAAACGGTATGA
- the LOC132936699 gene encoding uncharacterized protein LOC132936699, whose amino-acid sequence MSYRTSIIDSRSENEFESLDTKMKPSTSKQVKTSLKRGAEKTVDKKNKKKQMKTSSSYREILEEKLRAEEFDEEIFNSVTFHQGDGLATIKSQFNPDEKPTDYWTITHYKCANIHNVPTKERWRHSEASVKVTTSDKSKDQTLNICLNETMQVIFDVILKDPERRTIRNKLAA is encoded by the exons ATGTCTTACAGAACTTCGATCATCGATTCCAGATCAGAG aaCGAATTTGAGTCCCTGGACACAAAAATGAAGCCTTCTACTTCAAAGCAGGTCAAAACATCGTTAAAAAGAGGGGCTGAAAAAACAgtagacaaaaaaaacaaaaaaaaacagatgaaaaca agttcatCATACAGAGAAATTCTCGAAGAGAAATTGCGGGCGGAAGAATTTGATGAAGAGATTTTTAATTCTGTCACTTTTCATCAGGGAGATGGTTTGGCTACCATCAAAAGCCAATTTAATCCTGACGAAAAGCCAACGGATTATTGGACGATAACACATTACAAGTGTGCGAATATACACAACGTCCCAACAAAGGAAAG GTGGCGACACTCTGAGGCATCTGTCAAGGTGACGACATCGGACAAGTCGAAAGATCAAACTCTCAATATCTGTTTAAACGAGACCATGCAGGTTATATTTGATGTAATTTTGAAAGACCCTGAACGTCGtacaataagaaataaattagccgcatga